In Candidatus Neomarinimicrobiota bacterium, the sequence GCTGCAGGAACCGGACGGTTTCTTGAAGCCGCTGCAAAAGTAATGGACATCACCCTGGATGACTTAGGAGTTATATCCCTTAAATCGAAAAAGCCGTTGAGGATTACAAACGTTTGTACTGTCTTTGTTGAATCGGAAATAATTTCGCATCTTGCCTGGGGTAAAAAACCGGAAGATATACTTAGTGGTGTTCACAATTCGATATCGGGAAGAAGCTCTTCTTTACTACGGCGAGTTGGAGTGGAATCTGAGCTCACGTTTACCGGCGGCGTGTCAAGAAATATAGGAATGGTAGCGGCGCTAAAAAAGAAATTAAAAATAAAAATTAATGCTACTGAAGATTCCCAGTATATCGGAGCAATCGGGGCAGCTCTTTTCGCTCTTGAACGGGCATCAAATAAATCGGTTACGGCCTAATATATGAAATTCATCGGAGGAATAGACGTTGGTTCGAGAGTGACAAAAGCGGTCGTGATTGACAATAAAAGAAAGATACTCGGTAGAGGAACCACAATGACGGGGGCATATTTATCTCAAGCGGCAGAGACCGCATTGAATAAAGCGTGTCAAATTGAAAGCATAAAATTTGATGATATAGAATATATAGCCAGCACAGGTTTCGGGAGGTATCAGGTTCCTTTCAGACATATTCAGATCACCGATATCACAAGTAATGCGTTCGGCGCATTGTATATCTTTCCCAAAACCCGTTGTATTATTGATATAGGCGCAATGAACGCGCGCGCCATGAAAATCAACGAAGAGGGAAGAGTCTTAAAATTCCGTATGAACGATAAATGCGCATCGGGCGCAGGCCGATTTTTGGAAAGAGTCGCGCTTGCGCTTGAACTTGAGTTAGACGAAATAGGAAGTATCTCTCTTGGTTCGAAAAATCCACAGACTATCAGCAACATCTGCGCTGTACTGGCTGAATCCGAAGTTATTAATCTCGTGACCAAGGGTGTGGACGTAGAAGATATTGTTCAAGGCGCCCACAAATCGATTAGCGATAGGATTGTGGCGTTGCTACGGCAGGTAGGTATAGAAAATGAGATCACTCTTACAGGCGGGGTGACGAAGAATGTCGGGATGATAAAAGCTCTTGAGGAAAAACTTGAAGCGCCGCTAAACGTTAGCACGGACTCGGAATTTGCCGGAGCGATAGGGGCAGCACTGTTAGGCATAATGCGACTTGAAAAGAAAACCCTTGCTGAAAATTAAATAAAAAACCTTTAAAGGAAACATGATGGATGAATTCATTCCTAAGACGGCTGAAGAACTTGATTTGAAAGAAATCGGTTATGAAAAAACGGACGGTGTGGCAACAGTTACCATAAACCGACCACATAACTACAACGCATATAGTACCGGCT encodes:
- a CDS encoding 2-hydroxyglutaryl-CoA dehydratase, whose amino-acid sequence is MIVAGVDVGSTATKSILMNENGEIIARGLTNTGANVVKAAERVFNQALKMADVEEWDIAYTVGTGYGRFRVPFGDTQITEISCHAKGAHYLHPKTRTILDIGGQDTKAIKVGPKGEVIDFCMNDKCAAGTGRFLEAAAKVMDITLDDLGVISLKSKKPLRITNVCTVFVESEIISHLAWGKKPEDILSGVHNSISGRSSSLLRRVGVESELTFTGGVSRNIGMVAALKKKLKIKINATEDSQYIGAIGAALFALERASNKSVTA
- a CDS encoding 2-hydroxyglutaryl-CoA dehydratase, producing the protein MKFIGGIDVGSRVTKAVVIDNKRKILGRGTTMTGAYLSQAAETALNKACQIESIKFDDIEYIASTGFGRYQVPFRHIQITDITSNAFGALYIFPKTRCIIDIGAMNARAMKINEEGRVLKFRMNDKCASGAGRFLERVALALELELDEIGSISLGSKNPQTISNICAVLAESEVINLVTKGVDVEDIVQGAHKSISDRIVALLRQVGIENEITLTGGVTKNVGMIKALEEKLEAPLNVSTDSEFAGAIGAALLGIMRLEKKTLAEN